The DNA segment AATATTTTTGGCCAGATTGTTTTCAGTAAGAAAGTATCTGATCTGAAAGGCAATGAATTTACTACATTCAATCTGGAGTTTTTGACAAACGGAATTTATTTTCTTGAATTGAATGATGGAGATTCAAATGTAGTCAGTAAAATTATCAAGCAATGATCAGAAGAATATGTAGTGTTTATTTTCTGTTGTTTATTTTAATCAGCACTTTTTCTGATGCGCAAACTCCTTCATGGATCTGGGCGAGGCAAAATTCAGGGGCAGGACAAATAAGAGATACGCGTATTGCTGTCGATGACTCCGATAATTTAATCGTTTCAGGAACTTTCTGGAATGGAACTATTGTTTTTGGGAATGATACGGCGTCAGGAACATATTACGACTCATTCATTGCAAAATATGACCCGTCAGGAAATGTTCTGTGGGGAAGAGGTGTTCATGGAGATGGTGTTGAAAGTATATTAAAGATCTGTACAGATAACTCAGGAAATATTTATGCAGCAGGAAATTTCAATGACTCTGTTCTTACTGTCGATTCAATTGATATTGAATCAAGAGGCGGATACAATGGTTTTGTGATAAAATATTCTCCAACCGGGAATGTTATTTGGGCGAAAAGTATTAAAGGTTCTTCTCGTTATTCCTTGGTTAACACTTATACAATTTACTCCGATGGAGATAATATTTTTATTGGTGGAACGTGTTATGCTGAATTGATAGATTTCGGCAATTTGACCGTTCCCGCTGATTCAAATCAAAGTTATGGATATGTTGCAAAATTAGATACTTCAGGAGAGTGTGTCTGGGCAAAAACTTTCCATGGTACATATGGTGGAGGGTCTACTGTGAGGACAATGGGAATTACAACCGATCCTTCCGGAAATGTAATAGTAATCGGTGATGTTTATGACCCTTGTTTTATATTTGCAAACGATACTCTGTTTAATAACATTCAAAGGCAAAATGTGGTTACTTTGAAATACGATGCCGCAGGTAATGAAGTTTGGGGTAAAAATTTTTCAGGTACTGGAAGTTATCATAATAAATCTTTTGGAGTTACTACTGATGACTTTTCAAATATTTATTTTATAGGTAGCTTTCAGTGTGATACACTATTTTTAGATAGTTCAGAATATTTAGTAAACAAAGGGACATTAAATTCCTATATCACAAAAATGAATTCTTCCGGTGATTTAGAGTGGAAATTTCAGATCGGAGGGAGCTCAGTTGATCAGATCTTCGGAGTAGACTGGAGTCCGTCTGGTAAGATTGGAATTTCCGGATCATTCAACAGTGATTCTATTATGTTTGGTAATACGCTTCTGCAAAATTTTACTCAACCTCCGGTGAATGATCTGTATGTTGCAGAATTAGATCCATTGACCGGCGATGTAAATTGGGTGATTCAGGCGGGAGGTACATCAGATGACAATGGTTATGATAATGTGTATGACTCAAATGATAATTTTAATGTAGTGGGAATTTCCCAAAGCGATCCGGGAGTGTTTGGACCCGACACTTTACATTGTGTCAGTTCTTATAATGTAATTCTTGCAAAACTGGATCTTAATTCTAAAGCGAATCCGGATATTAATTATGATGAAGTCCAGATTTTTCCGAACCCGGTTTCATTCTTGTTAAATATTACAACGAAGCAATCAGTTTCTGAAATAAGTATTACTGATGTTTTAGGGAATATTATATATCACAAAAAATTTGATAACGTAAAGAACCCTTCGGTTGATGTGAGTGAATTTAAAACCGGATTATACTTTGTTCGATTAGTTACTTCTGCAGGTAATTGTAATCGTAGATTCATAAAGCTTTAGTTTTTTGAAAGGAGAAATTTCCGTCAAAGGAACAATTCGAAAAAAGCCCCTTTAACGCCAAACCTGCAAACTTTAAATCAGCCCTTATAAAAACTTCCTGATTCCCATCATCACACCGGTATGTATGGCCTCGTGAAAATTGTTGAACATGATGGCCTCTTTAGCATTACGGATGGTATAGCCGGTGAGGGTAGTAAATTCAGTGTAATTCTGAAAAATTCCGTTTTTCAGGTCCTCCTGAGTTTTGTCGATCGGATGGTGAAGAAGTGCTTTGATTGCATCCACCTCCCGCTGCGAAACATCGCCTTCCGGCTTTGAGTCCCGTTTGTAGGAGTTGACCATTTCAGGAGTTACAAGCATCGGTAAGCCAGATAATCTGTAAATGAGCATCTGTTGCACAACCACGATATGTCCTATATTCCAGATCAGGTTATTGTTGAATCCCGCCGGGATCTTATTCAATTGTTCCAGAGAATATTTAGTCAGAAATTTTTCAAGGGTTCCGCGACTGGTGCGGGCAAGGTCGAAAGTGGATTCCATGTGGTTTTGTTTTGGACGCAAAATACGGAATTTATAGTGGATGGGAATTTGGTTGATATTTTGGTTTGCAGGTTGCAAGTTTAAGGTTTGCAGGTTTAGCGTTGTAGGTAAATTTGTTCTTTATTACCATCTATTAATTACAATTAAAGGGATAAAATAGGCACATTCTGTGGAAACCCCAAACCTGCAAACCTGCAAACCTGTAAACCTGCAAACCTGAAAACCTTTGAACCCCCAAGAAGAATCAATTTATAAACACTCCGATCTCAGAAAGGAGAAAATCAGTACCTTCGCCAAACTTCTCTCGTCATGAAATACCAACAAAAATCCCCGGCTATTTTACTTTTAGAAGATGGAACCATTTTTCATGGTTCGGCAGCGGGGGCTATGGGGACTGCGACGGGGGAGATCTGCTTTAATACCGGCATGACCGGCTACCAGGAAATTTTTACGGATCCTTCTTACTTCGGACAAATGTTGCTTACGACACATGTTCATATCGGAAACTATGGTATTAGTGCCGGTGATGCGCAGGAAGTAGAAAGCGACGGCATCAGTATCTCCGGATTGATCTGCAGAAGTTTTTCTTTACAGTACAGCCGCAAGAGTGCAGTGGAATCGATTGACGAGTACTTTAAACGGAACAAGGTTGTTGCAATAGAAGATGTAGATACTCGCGCAATCGTGCGTCATATCCGTTCTAAAGGTGCAATGAACTGTATCATTTCATCTGATACAACTGACATAGAAATTCTTCAGGCAAAATTGAAACAAGTTCCTTCTATGGAAGGTCTGGAATTGTCGAGTAAAGTGAGTACGAAGAAACCTTACTTCGCAGGTAATCCGAATGCAAAACGTAAAGTTGCAGTAATGGATTTCGGTGTGAAGAAAAATATTATCCGCAATCTTGTAGACAGAGATTGTTACGTTCAGGTTTTTCCTGCCAATACAAAATACAAAGATATTCACGACTGGGAACCGGATGGCATTATGATGAGTAATGGTCCCGGCGATCCTGTAACGATGACAGATGTTATTAGCAACATCAAAGATATCCTCAAACAAAACATTCCACTTTTCGGAATTTGCCTGGGCCAGCAGTTACTTGCACAAGCGTGCGGTGTCGGTACATACAAAATGTTCAACGGACACAGAGGCATCAATCACCCTGTAAAGAATATTATCACCGGTCGTTGCGAGATCACTTCACAAAATCACGGCTTCTCCGTGATCGAAGACCAGATGCGTAAATCAAAAGATGTAGAGATCACGCACATCAATTTAAATGACAATACAATCGAAGGTATGCGTGTCCGCGACCGTGTTGCTTTCTCTGTTCAATACCATCCTGAATCAGCTCCGGGGCCACATGACAGTACTTATTTGTTTGATGATTTTGTGGGGGTAATGAGTGGGGTGGTGGTGTAAATCACAGTTGAACTAATTTTTTCAATTTGTTAAGTTTGCAGTATTGAAAGCTTTCTTCAAATGCTTTTTGTATTAGTTATTTTCTCTTTATTAGTTATTATTGTTTCATTAAATTGGCTTAAAGAAATATGAACTATAAATTTCCACTTCTACTCATCCTTGTTTTTAATTTCACTGTAACTAATGCGCAAGAGTTATTTGAGAATAGCCGTTTTGGTTTCTCGATGAAGAGACCTGCTTATTGGATTGAAACGAATAATAAAGAACTAAATTCAAACTTGGGTAATTTTTCAAATTATGAGGAGTTAAAAAAAATTTCCAAGGTAAAGATGAGGAAATGGTTGGAGCATTTTGTAAGTATAATAAATCGTACCATGGTATGATTCCAACGATCATTATTAACAGTAAAATAAAGTACTCTGATGATTTTAGTGAATTCAAAGATCTGATTTATAATAGAAACCTTGATGCATCTAGTGTTTTTATAGATATGAAATATTCTCAAGAACCAAAAACTATTATGATATCGGGTATTGAAAGTGTTTATGCAGTTATGACATATACAGTAGAAACTAAAAGTGGAATAAAATATAAATTGAGAAGCCATAAATTTTCAATTCCGTGCAAAGGATTTTATATTCAAATGAATTGTATAGATGATCCTTTTAAAGAAGATTGTAAGGCAGAATACACCGAATTGGCAAAGACAATAAAGATCGATGACAAGTTTAAAATAAAAGAAATAAAAGTCGAAATGGAAAGCTGCAAGTCTTCGAAAGACACAGTAAAGATCAACGAACCATTTAGAATAACATATGTCCTTGTTGGGAAATACTCACAGGGTTATAAAATTAGTGAGAAAGATAAAGCAAGAGAAAAAGATTCTTCTTCGTACTCTAAATTCATCAGTGCATTTCATGTTAAATCGGTGAAAAATATTACTCATATAAAGACAAAAGAAATTGGATATTCAATTGAAACAAAGGATGAAAATACTAAAATTGGAATGGTTGTGTCTTCGTCTACTGTCGGAAAATGTAATTTGCCTGATTTGATTTATACAAAGAATGAAAGAGAATACAGGTTGAAAGGTGGCAGTGTTTTTGTCCTAAATGAAAGAATCTCTGCTGCAGATAGTGTTGTAGCATGGAACAATAGTAAGGAATCTGAATTTCATAGGAAGTTTCAAAAGGAGCTGGAAGAATTTAATCAAGAATTTAAAAGCAATACAGAGAGTAAAATTGATTTAGATCCGGATAAAACAGAATTCAGAGCAGTTGAAAAAGTTATTAGAGTTAAAGCCGGACAGGAGTTTGTGATTTCCTATCAAAATAATTGTTCTGATTTAATCCACAGCTATCAACGGTTTGAATCTTCAGAAACTACAGAGTATCTCGGCAGTCAAACCTCTATAAGTTCTGAGATCGTTAATGGTAAAAAGATTACTGTACAATCTGTGAAATATAAATTTAAAGTTCTAAAACCTGAGACTATTACCTTGGCACCTATAAGTATAATTTGTAATGGCGAAACCTTAAATTCTGAAGAGATAACGATAATTGTCAACTGATATCTA comes from the Bacteroidota bacterium genome and includes:
- the carA gene encoding glutamine-hydrolyzing carbamoyl-phosphate synthase small subunit, whose protein sequence is MKYQQKSPAILLLEDGTIFHGSAAGAMGTATGEICFNTGMTGYQEIFTDPSYFGQMLLTTHVHIGNYGISAGDAQEVESDGISISGLICRSFSLQYSRKSAVESIDEYFKRNKVVAIEDVDTRAIVRHIRSKGAMNCIISSDTTDIEILQAKLKQVPSMEGLELSSKVSTKKPYFAGNPNAKRKVAVMDFGVKKNIIRNLVDRDCYVQVFPANTKYKDIHDWEPDGIMMSNGPGDPVTMTDVISNIKDILKQNIPLFGICLGQQLLAQACGVGTYKMFNGHRGINHPVKNIITGRCEITSQNHGFSVIEDQMRKSKDVEITHINLNDNTIEGMRVRDRVAFSVQYHPESAPGPHDSTYLFDDFVGVMSGVVV
- a CDS encoding DinB family protein, with amino-acid sequence MESTFDLARTSRGTLEKFLTKYSLEQLNKIPAGFNNNLIWNIGHIVVVQQMLIYRLSGLPMLVTPEMVNSYKRDSKPEGDVSQREVDAIKALLHHPIDKTQEDLKNGIFQNYTEFTTLTGYTIRNAKEAIMFNNFHEAIHTGVMMGIRKFL
- a CDS encoding T9SS type A sorting domain-containing protein, giving the protein MIRRICSVYFLLFILISTFSDAQTPSWIWARQNSGAGQIRDTRIAVDDSDNLIVSGTFWNGTIVFGNDTASGTYYDSFIAKYDPSGNVLWGRGVHGDGVESILKICTDNSGNIYAAGNFNDSVLTVDSIDIESRGGYNGFVIKYSPTGNVIWAKSIKGSSRYSLVNTYTIYSDGDNIFIGGTCYAELIDFGNLTVPADSNQSYGYVAKLDTSGECVWAKTFHGTYGGGSTVRTMGITTDPSGNVIVIGDVYDPCFIFANDTLFNNIQRQNVVTLKYDAAGNEVWGKNFSGTGSYHNKSFGVTTDDFSNIYFIGSFQCDTLFLDSSEYLVNKGTLNSYITKMNSSGDLEWKFQIGGSSVDQIFGVDWSPSGKIGISGSFNSDSIMFGNTLLQNFTQPPVNDLYVAELDPLTGDVNWVIQAGGTSDDNGYDNVYDSNDNFNVVGISQSDPGVFGPDTLHCVSSYNVILAKLDLNSKANPDINYDEVQIFPNPVSFLLNITTKQSVSEISITDVLGNIIYHKKFDNVKNPSVDVSEFKTGLYFVRLVTSAGNCNRRFIKL